A region of the Deltaproteobacteria bacterium genome:
GAAAGGCAGGACCAACCCCGCGCCCAGAGTGGCGATGGGATTGTCCAGCACGCTGCGCAACTCCAGGCTGCTGGAGCCAAGGCTCCCGGTCAGCGTCAGCTGCGGATACATTTCCGCCCTGGCTTGATCCACCTCGGCCAGACTGGCGCGCAAACGCAGCTCGGCGGCGCGCAGATCCGGGCGTCGGGACAAAAGTTCGGCCGGAACACCGGCGGCAATTTCCGGGAGTGCCCCCCGAGGCAGCGTGCCGCGTTCCGGCACGGCCGTTTGGGGCGGCTGATCAAACAAAACAGACATGGCCATGCGGCTTTGCGTCCGTTCCTCGACCAACGCCGGCAGAACGGCTTCCTGGGCCGCCAAGTCCTGCCGGGCCTGGACCATATCCAGCCCGGACACGGCTCCGGCCTCATGCCGGACGGAAACCAGCTCCAGGGTCTGACGGGCCGTGGCGACGCTGGCCTCGGCCTGGGCAATGCGCTCGCTCAGATAGGCGATTTTCCAGTATGTTTCGGCCACGGTCCCGATCAGGGTCAACCGGGTGTTCAGCCGGTCCTCGTCCGTGGCCTGGGCTTCCCATTCGGCCGCATCGCGGGCCGCGGCCAATTTGCCCCACAGATCGATTTCATAGCTCAAACTCGCGGACACGCCGTGTTCGCGGGAAATGACACCGCTCTCCACATCACGCGAGGCGGATGTGTCCCCACTGACACTGACGTCCGGCGTAATGTTGGTGCCCGTCAGCCGGGCCTGCAATCTGGCCGTCCGCACCCGGATGGCGGCCGCGGCCAGATCGTTGTTCCGGACCAGGGCCTGGTCAATCAGGGCGTTCAACACCGGATCGTCAAAGGCCATCCACCAAGGGCCGGCCTGATCCACGGTGGCGTTCAACGCCGATCCGACCCAGGACGCGGGCAGCGCGACGGGGGGCGTGGAATACTTCGAGCGCAAGGCCGAACACGCGCACAGGGCGCATAAACAAACGAGTACCGTGAAGAACTTCATGGTCATTCCCTGGCCAACGCCTGAATGGGGTTGAGGCGGGCGGCGTTTCTGGCCGGCAGGAAACCGAAGACCACGCCGATCAGGGACGAACAGCCAAAGGCGGCCACGATGGACCACATCGAAAACTGCATGGTCATGGCCGACACGAACAGGGAAAAGACAATACTCGCCCCGTAGGACAACAGTATGCCAAACAGGCCGCCGATAAGGCAGACCAGCACGGCCTCGATCAAAAACTGCTGCATGATATCTCCCTGACGCGCGCCCACGGCCATGCGGATGCCGATTTCGTGGGTCCGCTCCGTGACCGAGACAAGCATGATGTTCATAACCCCGATCCCGCCCACCACCAGCGAAATGACCGCGATGGCGGAAATGAGCAGGGTCAGGGTGGCCGTGGTTTTTTTCACGGTCTGCAATATGCTGTCCGAGCTTGAGGTATAAAAATCCTTGGTGCCGTGGCGCTGGGTCAGAAGTTTGATGATGCTCTGCTGGGCCAGCTGGTTGGACACCCCGTCGGCCACGCGCACGGTGATGGAATTGAAATATCCCTGCCCCAAAAGCCGGCCCATGGCCGCGGTGTAGGGAATGAAAACCTGGAGGTTCTCGTTGTTGCCGAAGGGACCGTCCTTCTCGGCCGTAACGCCGATGATCGTGCACGGCAGACTGCCCAGGAGGATGACCCGCCCCAGGGGGTCTTCGTGCGCGGCGAACAGCTTGTTGCGAGTGTTGTGGTCGATGACCACGACCTGGGACAGGGCCGCCTCGTCCGCGGACGAAAAAATCGCGCCCTCGGCGATGTCCAGACCGCGTACGCGGAAATACTCCCGGCCCACGCCCTTGACCGCGGCACTGACCGAAACATTGTCCAGGCGCAGGGACACGCTGCCGCTGACGCCGGGAGTGACGCTGTCCACATAGACCTGAGCCCGCAGGGCTGTCAGATCCGACGCGGACAACGTGTGAATTTTGCTTGATCTTTTATCGCCCCAATCACTGCCGGGCAAGATGTCGATGATATTGGTGCCCATGGAGCTGATATCGTCGATGACCTTTTGGCGGGCCCCCTGCCCCAAGGCGACCACGGACACGACAGACATGATGCCGATGATGATGCCGAGCATGGTCAAAAGGGTGCGCATGCGGTGGGCGTCCATGGCCTTGAGCGCCATGCCCAACGCCTCCACGAACCGCCCCCAGACGGCCAGCATGGGCCGCTCGACCGGATGCGCCGAACGCGCCCGGGCCACGCCCGGGGCAAGCGGCCTGGTGCGCTGGTCGCTGATGATCTCGCCGTCGCGCAGTTCGATGACGCGCTGGGCGTGGCTGGCCACCTGGGCGTCATGGGTGACCAGGATGATGGTGTGACCGCGTGCGTGCAGCTCATGCAAAATGTCCATCATCTCGGCCCCACTGGCGCTGTCCAGGGCGCCGGTGGGTTCGTCGGCCAGAATGACGTCGCCGCCGTTCATGAGCGCGCGGGCGATGGACACCCGCTGCTGCTGTCCACCCGAAAGCTGGCTGGGCCGATGGTTGCGCCGGTCCCCCAGGCCCATGCGGGCCAGAAGTTCCGCGGCCCTGATCCGGCGTTGGGCCTTGGGCTGCCCGAGATAAACAGCCGGGATCTCGACATTGCGCACCGCGTCCAGATGCGTCAGCAGATGATAGCGCTGAAAAATGAATCCGAAATACTCCCGCCGCAAACGGGCCAGCTCATTGGCGTCCAATTCTCCGGTTTCCTGTCCGCCGATGCGGTAGCTTCCGGCCGAGGGCTGGTCCAGGCAGCCCAGAATGTTCATCAACGTCGATTTGCCGGACCCCGACGCGCCGATGATGGCCACCATTTCGCCGGCATCGATGCGCAGGTTGATGTCCTTCAAGACGGCGATCTCTTCGTCTCCGGCCGGAAACCGACGCCAAACGCCGGACAGTTCAAGCAGGGCCTCGCTCACGGCTACGCTCCCCCCGGAGGCGGCCCGCCGGGACCGCGCCTGGGCCGGGTGGCGTTTTCAACGGGCAGATCGGCGGCGCTGCTGTCGCTGACGACAATGACGTCCCCATCCTGAAGCCCTTCCAGAATCTGCACATGGACCTTGTCCGAAATCCCGACGCGGATGGGTACCCGTTCCTGCGTCTCGCCGCGCAGCACCGCGATCGTGCCCCGCCCGTCCGCACCCACGGCCCCCAGGGCCGAGGCTGGAATGCACAACGCGTTTTGCGCCCGGTTCAAGACAATGGTCGCCTGGGCGGTCATGCCGATGCGCAAGGCGTGGTCAAGGTTGGCCAGGTCGAACAGGCCATTATAATAGATGGCGTCCGCGCTGGAGGCGCTGGTGGAGTCGTCGATGTCCGTGGTCGGCCCCGGCTCGATGGCGCGCAGCGTGCTCTGATGACGCTTCGTGCCGCCAAGCGTGGTAAAATACACTTCCATCCCCGGCCGGACCTTACCGACGTCGGCCTCGGAGATTTCGGCCTTGACCGTGATGGTGTCCAAAACAGCCAGAGTCAGGATAGTCGGCACGGTCTGGGCCGAGATGATGGTCTGCCCTTCCTTGGTTTCGATATCCACCACCACGCCGTCGATGGGCGCGGAAATCTGGGTGTACCCCAAATCGACCTGGGCCGTGTCGACCTCGGTCCGAGCCTGGATGATCTGGGCCTCCAACGCGGCGATCTCGGCCTTGGTCGTGGCCACCTGGGCCTCGGCGCTTTCCAGGTCGGCCTGGGCCGAGGCGTCGCGGTCGCGCATGCGCTGCTGACGGGTCAGCTCAAGCTGATATTGCTTGAGCAGAGCTTCCTTGGCCCGTTTCTGGGCCTGCACATTGGCCAATCCGGCCTGGGCATTATCCAGGGCGTTCTTTTGTTGTTGCGGATCGATCTCGGCCAGAAGCTGGCCCTTGGTCACCCGGTCGCCCAGGGCGACGTGCAGATGTTGCAGCTGCCCCGAAACCTGCGCGCCGACCTCGACCGTGTTTAGGGCATGGACCATGCCGCTGGCCAGAACGGACTCCTCGATGTCCATGCGCACGGCCCGCGCCGTGATCAGCACGGGCTTGTCCGCCCCCCGGTTCATGTACCAGTACCCGCCCCCGGCCGCCGCCACCACAAGAGCCGCGATTACCCAAAATATCTTTCGCATCCGTTTCTCCGCGATCCGAGATCGCCGTGCGCGCCGTGCATCAAAAAAATCCCTCCGTAACGTACAACCGGCCTGGCGACAAAATTCCGCAGCCTGACCGTTGCGGGGCTTTGCATGAACCGCTCCAAATATCCAGGCAGAGCCCGTACCTCCATTCAATCCCAAAATCCACGCCGATTGATGTAAAGAAATCCAACGGCGACAGTGACCGCGCGTGGACGGAAATTGACCAAAGCGCCTGATTCATGTTTGATCACCGTGGGCAAATACTAACCAGGACTCGACAATGCGCCAAGGCAGATCATCCGATCCAATTTTCCGCGCCCGAGGACTGACCAAAATCTACCGCCAGGGCATGGGCCTGGAGGTACGCGCTCTGGACGGCATCGACCTCGATCTTCATCCCGGCGAACTGGTCGTGCTCCTCGGCGCGTCGGGCAGTGGCAAATCCACCCTGCTCAACATCCTGGGCGGCCTGGATTCTCCCTCCGGGGGGACCATTGTGTATAAGGACCAAAACCTGACCACCGCCAACGACACGACATTAACCCGCTACCGACGCGACGCCGTGGGCTTCGTTTTTCAATTCTACAACCTCATACCGAGCCTCACGGCCCGCGAAAACGTGACCCTGATCACGGACATCGTCCACAACCCCATGTCCGCCGAAGCCGCCCTGTCGCTGGTCGGACTCGCCGACCGCATGGATCATTTCCCGGCCCAGCTTTCGGGCGGCGAACAGCAGCGCGTGGCCATCGCCAGGGCCATCGCCAAGCGTCCGGCCGTGCTTCTCTGCGACGAGCCCACCGGCGCATTGGACGTAAAAACCGGCATCACCGTGCTCGAAGCCATCGAACGCATCAACCGCGAATTTGGCACCCTGGCCGTGATCATCACACACAACGCGGCCATCGCGGAAATGGCCGACAGGGTCATCTTCCTCTCGGCCGGGCGCATCACGTCCATCCGCGCCCAGACGACACGTCGCCCGGTCCATGAGCTGGAGTGGTGACGCAATGATGGCCCTGACACGAAAACTCCTGCGCGATCTCGCCGCCATGAAGGGTCAGATGACCGCCGTGGCCCTGGTCATGGCCTGCGGGTTGATGGTCATGATCATGTCCAAGGGCCTGGTCCGCTCCCTGGAAGCGGCCCGCGACGACTACTACGAACGCAACCGTCTGGCCGACGTATTCTGCGAGCTCAAACGCGCGCCCAACGCATTGGGCCGGGAGCTGGCCAAAATCCCCGGCGTGGCCTCCGTGGAAACACGGATCAAGGGCTCGCTGAGCCTGGACATGCCCGGCATGCGTTCCCCTGTCGACGGCGTCATCCTGTCCATGCCCGATGACCGCCCGTGGCGCATCAACGTGCCGCATTTACGGCGTGGGCGCCTTCCCGAACCGGGACATGGATCGGAAGTCCTGATTTCCGAGGCCTTTGCCACGGCCCACGGTCTGCAACCGGGGCACACCCTTCAAGCGACCATATACGGCGCTCGCGCCACGTTGCGCATTGTCGGCACGGCCCTGTCCCCGGAATTCGTCTACGAAACACGACCCGGCGAGACCGTGCCGGACAACCGGGGTTTCGGCATTTTCTGGATGAACGAACGCGCCCTGGCCCAGGCCTTCGGGCTGGAAGGAGCGTTCAACAGCGTCGTCGCGACCCTGGCCCCGGGAGGGACCACGGCCGCCGTCAAAGCGCGCCTGGACCTTCTTCTCGCGCCCCATGGCGGACGGGTGTCCTATGACCGCACGGAACACACCTCCTCAAAGCTCATTGATGACCGCATTGCCATCCTGCGCGGCTTTGCCCTGGCCTTTCCCGCCGTATTCCTGACCATCGCGGCCTTCATGACCAGCGCGGCCCTGACACGATTGGTCCGGCTGCAGCGGGAACAGATCGCCCAGCTCAAGTCATTCGGATATTCCTCGGCGGCCGTGGGATGGCATTATGCCCAGTTCGCTCTGGCCGCCGTGCTTGCGGCAACAATCATCGGCACCGTGATCGGACTGTGGCTGGGGCATGAAATGGTCGTGCTATACCGACGTTTTTTCCAATTTCCGGAGCTCCTTTTCCGTCCGGATTGGACGGCGCTGGCCCTGGCCCTGGCAGCCAGCGCCGGCGCGGCGTTTCTCGGCGTGGTCGCGGCCGTGCTCCAGGCCGCCGGCCTGCCCCCGGCCGAGGCCATGCGTCCGGAAACACCACCCCGCTTCGGCCCATCCCTGTTGGAAAAATCAGGGCTTACGCGTTTGCTTCCTCCCATGCCCCGGATGGTGCTGCGTAATCTGGAACGCAAACCCGGCCAGGCGCTGTTCACTGTTCTCGGCTTGTCCCTGGCCACGGCCATACCCATTCTGCCCGGCGCCATGGGTGACGGCATCGCGTATCTCATGGATTTCCAATGGACCCGGTCGCAACGCCAGGACATGACCATCAGCCTGATCGAACCGGCATCGCCCGCGGCCTTGCACGACCTGGCGCACCTGCCCGGTGTCCTCCATGCCGAACCGTTTCGGACAGTGCCGGCGCTCCTTGCCCACGGGCACCGGCATCGCCGGGTGGGCATTATCGGGATTGCGTCCGATGCGCGCCTGAACCGCCTTCTGGATGATCAGGGCCGCCCGGTGTCCCTGCCCAGTTCCGGACTGGTCCTCTCCGCAAAACTGGCCGAAGTGCTCGATCTGCGACCGGGAGATCAGACGCGGGTCGAAGTTCAGGAGGGAACACGGCCCCGTCTGACCACCGTCATGGTCGAAACCGTCACCGATTTTTCCGGCCTCGGCGCATACATGGATATCCGCGCCCTGAACCGCCTGATGGGCGAGGACCGAATCGTCAGCGGCGCGTATCTCGCCCTGGACACGGCGCGCACGGACGCATTCCTGGACCGGGCCAAGGAAGTCCCGGCCATCGCCAGCGTGGTTTCGACACAGGCCGCGCGAAAGAGCTTCGAGTCGGTCATGGGCAACATGATGGACATCGTGCGGTCCGTGTATTTCAGCTTCGCCGTCATCGTTTCGGCAGGCGTCGTCTACAACAGCGCCCGCATCGCCCTGTCCGAGCGAACCCGCGATTTGGCCACGCTGCGCGTCCTTGGCTTTTCCCAGGCAGATGTCATCCTCATCCTCCTCGCGGAGCTGTCCGTGCTGACCCTCGCGGCCCTGGGACCGGGCCTTGTCATCGGGTCGGAGCTGGCCAGACTTCTCGTGCTGACAGCCAGCACCGAATCCGTTCGCATGCCCCTGGTCGTGACCGTCCATGCCCGGACCACGGCAGTGCTCATCGTGCTGCTGGCCTCTGTCGCATCCTTTGCGTTGGTGGCCCGCCGCGTGCAACACCTCGACCTCCTCGGAGTCTTGAAGGCCAGAGAATGAACACCCCTTCCTTGCGCAAAATCCTCCTGGCTGGTGCCGGCCTTGTTCTTGCGGCCCTTGTCACGATCGGACTGTGGCCACGCCCCACGCCCGTGGAAACAGCCCAGATCCGCTCCGGTCCCATGACCGTCACCGTGACCGAGGAAGGCAAAACCCGCATTCGCGCCCGATACGTCATCTTCGCACCCGTCGCGGGTTTTTTGCACCGGGTGGAGCTTCGGGCCGGCGATCCAATCCGGGCCGGGCACACCGTTCTGGCACAAATTGTTCCGGAACCGGCGGGAATCCTCAATCAACGGGTCAAAGCCGAAACCGAGGCCAGACTACACGCGGCACAGGCCCTCGCCCGGCTGCGTCAGGCCGATCTGGAGCGCGCCCAGGCCAATCTGGCATTGGCCGAAAAAACGCATCAACGCACCGACGCCCTGCTTGGTGCCGGGGCCGTGTCCCGACACGACTGGGACACAACAAACGCCCAGCTGCTTGTAACGCGCAAGGAAGAACAGGCGGCCCGCTTTGCCCTGAGCGTGGCGCAATTCGAAATCAGCCAGGTCCAGGCCGGCCTGCTCCAAACCGCGACACCTTCGAACCAGGGAGCGCACACCGTGACCATCCTGGCTCCGGTGGACGGCTATGTGCTCAATCTGCATGAAGAAAACGCGCGCACCGTGACTCCGGCCACGGCCATCATGGAAGTGGGCAATCCGCATGATCTGGAAATCGAGGTCGAGCTTCTGTCCAGCGATGCCGTTGGCGTCGAACCCGGCGCGGAGGTGGCCATCGAAGATTGGGGCGGCCCGACACCCCTGCGCGGTCAGGTCCGGTTGGTGGAACGAGGCGGCTTCACCAAGATTTCGGCCATCGGCGTGGAAGAACAACGGGTCAAGGCGCGTATCGACCTGCTGGAGGTCCCCTCCGCGGGCTTTGAGCTGGGCGACCGTTTCGGAGTCCAGGCACGCATCAGCACGTGGCAAAGCGCGGACACGCCGCAGGTTCCCATGGGTGCGCTCTTCCGCCACGGCATGTCATGGATGGTCTTTCGTGTGGACAACGGCGCGGCCAGACTGCGCGAAGTGCGTATCGATCACATGAATGGACAGAACGCGGAAATCCGCTCCGGACTCGACCAGGGCGACGTTGTCATCGTCCATCCACCCGAAAACATCCGGGATGGATCGCGGGTCGCGCCCGGCGATTGAAGAGCTGCCGGTCTTGGCGCCAAAAACGAAAAAGCCCCGGTAAAAGCGAACTTCCACCGGGGCACAAGGAGGGTAGAGCCGTCTTATTTCTTCAAAACGTTCATCGTGGCCTGGGCAATGGCCAATTCCTCGTTGGTCGGAACAACCAGCACGGACACGGGCATGCCGGGCTTGCCGATGTGACGGGCCTCGCCGGAGCGCTTGGCGTTGACCTCGGCGTCGATGCCGATACCGAGGATGCCGAGGTCCTCGCACACCGCCGCGCGGACAAAATCATCATTCTCACCGATGCCGGCGGTGAAGACCACTGCGTCCACCCGTCCCAGAACCACGGCGAACGCACCGATATATTTGCGGATGCGGTACACGAACATATCAAAGGCCAGCTGCGCCTTGGCATCGCCCTTGGCACGGGCGGCATGGATGTCGCGCATGTCGTTCATGCCGCAAATGCCTTTCAAGCCACTTTTCTTGTTCATGACCGTGTCGATCTCCGCCGCGCTCCAGCCCTTCTTTTCCATCAAAAAGGGCACCAGGGCCGGATCGATATCGCCACAACGCGTGCCCATCATCAAACCTTCCAAGGGCGTGATGCCCATGGTCGTGTCGACGCACTGTCCGTTGCGCACGGCGGCCATGGAACAGCCGTTGCCAAGATGGCAGGTGATCAGATTGACCTGCTCCACGGGCTTGCCCAGGAACTCGGCCGACCGGCGGGTGATGTAGGCATGGGACGTGCCATGGAAGCCATAGCGCCGTACACGCATGTCCGAGTAAAGTTCGTAAGGTAGCGGATACAGAAAGGCTTTTTCCGGCATGGTCTGGTGGAATTCCGTGTCGAACACGCCCACGGACGGCGCGTGCGGAAACAGCTCCATGGCCACTTCGATACCGGCCAGATTGGCGGGATTGTGCAGCGGACCAAGCGGAATGTAATCACGGATGACGCCCTTGACCCAGTCATCAACCTGGACGGAATGCTTGATTTCCTCGCCACCAAGCAACACCCGGTGTCCCACGGCATGAATTTCCTCCTTGGAGGAAATAACGCCCTTGTCCGCGTCGGTGATCAGCTCGACAACGCGCTTCATGCCATCCACATGGGAGACAAACTCCTGCTCGAAAACAAACTTCTGCTCGGCGTCCGTGCCGGGCTTGATTTTATGGGTCAGGGCACCCATGCCCTCGCCAATGCGTTCCACCAAACCCGAACACATGGACGTTTCGGTGTTCATATCGATGAGCTGATATTTGATGGACGAGCTACCAGAATTGATGACCAATATATTCATGCGAGTACAATCCCTTCTACACAAGTTAAAATCAAATTAAATCAAACCTTTTTCTGCCTGGGCCTGAATGGCCGTGATGGCCACGGTGTTGACGATGTCGGGCACCAGACACCCGCGGCTCAGGTCGTTGACGGGCTTGTTCAAGCCCTGCAGAACCGGACCGATGGCCACGGCGTTGGCGGCGCGCTGCACGGCCTTGTAGGTGTTGTTACCAGTATTCAGATCCGGGAAAACGAAAACCGTGGCCCGGCCGGCAACCTGGCTGCCAGGCAGTTTCTTGGCGCCCACATCGGGATCGATGGCCGCGTCATACTGAAGCGGACCTTCCAA
Encoded here:
- a CDS encoding efflux transporter outer membrane subunit, whose amino-acid sequence is MKFFTVLVCLCALCACSALRSKYSTPPVALPASWVGSALNATVDQAGPWWMAFDDPVLNALIDQALVRNNDLAAAAIRVRTARLQARLTGTNITPDVSVSGDTSASRDVESGVISREHGVSASLSYEIDLWGKLAAARDAAEWEAQATDEDRLNTRLTLIGTVAETYWKIAYLSERIAQAEASVATARQTLELVSVRHEAGAVSGLDMVQARQDLAAQEAVLPALVEERTQSRMAMSVLFDQPPQTAVPERGTLPRGALPEIAAGVPAELLSRRPDLRAAELRLRASLAEVDQARAEMYPQLTLTGSLGSSSLELRSVLDNPIATLGAGLVLPFVQWNTVRLNIKVGQSQYEEAVVNFRQTLLEALLDVEKALAARQRYEAERSWLEESLTQARLSEEMSAERYRAGAISLQDWLETRETRRAAEVDLAENRLNRLISVMDIYLALGGDAAGVARR
- the macB gene encoding MacB family efflux pump subunit, giving the protein MSEALLELSGVWRRFPAGDEEIAVLKDINLRIDAGEMVAIIGASGSGKSTLMNILGCLDQPSAGSYRIGGQETGELDANELARLRREYFGFIFQRYHLLTHLDAVRNVEIPAVYLGQPKAQRRIRAAELLARMGLGDRRNHRPSQLSGGQQQRVSIARALMNGGDVILADEPTGALDSASGAEMMDILHELHARGHTIILVTHDAQVASHAQRVIELRDGEIISDQRTRPLAPGVARARSAHPVERPMLAVWGRFVEALGMALKAMDAHRMRTLLTMLGIIIGIMSVVSVVALGQGARQKVIDDISSMGTNIIDILPGSDWGDKRSSKIHTLSASDLTALRAQVYVDSVTPGVSGSVSLRLDNVSVSAAVKGVGREYFRVRGLDIAEGAIFSSADEAALSQVVVIDHNTRNKLFAAHEDPLGRVILLGSLPCTIIGVTAEKDGPFGNNENLQVFIPYTAAMGRLLGQGYFNSITVRVADGVSNQLAQQSIIKLLTQRHGTKDFYTSSSDSILQTVKKTTATLTLLISAIAVISLVVGGIGVMNIMLVSVTERTHEIGIRMAVGARQGDIMQQFLIEAVLVCLIGGLFGILLSYGASIVFSLFVSAMTMQFSMWSIVAAFGCSSLIGVVFGFLPARNAARLNPIQALARE
- a CDS encoding efflux RND transporter periplasmic adaptor subunit; the encoded protein is MRKIFWVIAALVVAAAGGGYWYMNRGADKPVLITARAVRMDIEESVLASGMVHALNTVEVGAQVSGQLQHLHVALGDRVTKGQLLAEIDPQQQKNALDNAQAGLANVQAQKRAKEALLKQYQLELTRQQRMRDRDASAQADLESAEAQVATTKAEIAALEAQIIQARTEVDTAQVDLGYTQISAPIDGVVVDIETKEGQTIISAQTVPTILTLAVLDTITVKAEISEADVGKVRPGMEVYFTTLGGTKRHQSTLRAIEPGPTTDIDDSTSASSADAIYYNGLFDLANLDHALRIGMTAQATIVLNRAQNALCIPASALGAVGADGRGTIAVLRGETQERVPIRVGISDKVHVQILEGLQDGDVIVVSDSSAADLPVENATRPRRGPGGPPPGGA
- a CDS encoding ABC transporter ATP-binding protein translates to MRQGRSSDPIFRARGLTKIYRQGMGLEVRALDGIDLDLHPGELVVLLGASGSGKSTLLNILGGLDSPSGGTIVYKDQNLTTANDTTLTRYRRDAVGFVFQFYNLIPSLTARENVTLITDIVHNPMSAEAALSLVGLADRMDHFPAQLSGGEQQRVAIARAIAKRPAVLLCDEPTGALDVKTGITVLEAIERINREFGTLAVIITHNAAIAEMADRVIFLSAGRITSIRAQTTRRPVHELEW
- a CDS encoding FtsX-like permease family protein is translated as MMALTRKLLRDLAAMKGQMTAVALVMACGLMVMIMSKGLVRSLEAARDDYYERNRLADVFCELKRAPNALGRELAKIPGVASVETRIKGSLSLDMPGMRSPVDGVILSMPDDRPWRINVPHLRRGRLPEPGHGSEVLISEAFATAHGLQPGHTLQATIYGARATLRIVGTALSPEFVYETRPGETVPDNRGFGIFWMNERALAQAFGLEGAFNSVVATLAPGGTTAAVKARLDLLLAPHGGRVSYDRTEHTSSKLIDDRIAILRGFALAFPAVFLTIAAFMTSAALTRLVRLQREQIAQLKSFGYSSAAVGWHYAQFALAAVLAATIIGTVIGLWLGHEMVVLYRRFFQFPELLFRPDWTALALALAASAGAAFLGVVAAVLQAAGLPPAEAMRPETPPRFGPSLLEKSGLTRLLPPMPRMVLRNLERKPGQALFTVLGLSLATAIPILPGAMGDGIAYLMDFQWTRSQRQDMTISLIEPASPAALHDLAHLPGVLHAEPFRTVPALLAHGHRHRRVGIIGIASDARLNRLLDDQGRPVSLPSSGLVLSAKLAEVLDLRPGDQTRVEVQEGTRPRLTTVMVETVTDFSGLGAYMDIRALNRLMGEDRIVSGAYLALDTARTDAFLDRAKEVPAIASVVSTQAARKSFESVMGNMMDIVRSVYFSFAVIVSAGVVYNSARIALSERTRDLATLRVLGFSQADVILILLAELSVLTLAALGPGLVIGSELARLLVLTASTESVRMPLVVTVHARTTAVLIVLLASVASFALVARRVQHLDLLGVLKARE
- a CDS encoding HlyD family efflux transporter periplasmic adaptor subunit, with amino-acid sequence MNTPSLRKILLAGAGLVLAALVTIGLWPRPTPVETAQIRSGPMTVTVTEEGKTRIRARYVIFAPVAGFLHRVELRAGDPIRAGHTVLAQIVPEPAGILNQRVKAETEARLHAAQALARLRQADLERAQANLALAEKTHQRTDALLGAGAVSRHDWDTTNAQLLVTRKEEQAARFALSVAQFEISQVQAGLLQTATPSNQGAHTVTILAPVDGYVLNLHEENARTVTPATAIMEVGNPHDLEIEVELLSSDAVGVEPGAEVAIEDWGGPTPLRGQVRLVERGGFTKISAIGVEEQRVKARIDLLEVPSAGFELGDRFGVQARISTWQSADTPQVPMGALFRHGMSWMVFRVDNGAARLREVRIDHMNGQNAEIRSGLDQGDVVIVHPPENIRDGSRVAPGD
- a CDS encoding acetate kinase, yielding MNILVINSGSSSIKYQLIDMNTETSMCSGLVERIGEGMGALTHKIKPGTDAEQKFVFEQEFVSHVDGMKRVVELITDADKGVISSKEEIHAVGHRVLLGGEEIKHSVQVDDWVKGVIRDYIPLGPLHNPANLAGIEVAMELFPHAPSVGVFDTEFHQTMPEKAFLYPLPYELYSDMRVRRYGFHGTSHAYITRRSAEFLGKPVEQVNLITCHLGNGCSMAAVRNGQCVDTTMGITPLEGLMMGTRCGDIDPALVPFLMEKKGWSAAEIDTVMNKKSGLKGICGMNDMRDIHAARAKGDAKAQLAFDMFVYRIRKYIGAFAVVLGRVDAVVFTAGIGENDDFVRAAVCEDLGILGIGIDAEVNAKRSGEARHIGKPGMPVSVLVVPTNEELAIAQATMNVLKK